In the genome of Phlebotomus papatasi isolate M1 chromosome 2, Ppap_2.1, whole genome shotgun sequence, one region contains:
- the LOC129802360 gene encoding juvenile hormone esterase-like: protein MRWQVSAVIFLVTASAVTSESDPKVCFSSGCVLGTTSLGYHRPYEAFLGIPYARPPIAGSRFRNPEPTEGWTGTKDCTKPANICPQLDTFTGTGDILGDEDCLYLNVYRPLLTNPQSQRLPVIAYIHGGGFLTGSAHPDFYGADYFMDNGTVILVTIQYRLGALGYLCSGDSASMGNFGLKDQVMALKWIQDNIMKFGGNPRLVTVMGESAGAVSAQVLMTNPQTRYFFRRAILLSGSMVSDSSIDQSPIKQFRNYAATIGLPNSATRSTQDLTEDMRKVDVKKVLNASSEIFTKEQYSVPYKFCIEGRWPGALIQEDPREVWKKGTYRHRSWMMGVVANEGTIGIELINNETVLKGFNENLDENLANVLEVDVKRIPAVREFYLGNSEQVDETNKIGFLKMLNDKLFYYPFYESVRQYIPYGSNKGTPVYLTKFNYQGSQSYTRKIFGLPKDHEFGVGHADDLNFLFTAPALFPERFPKDSLDAKMVKKYVETFVEFATTGKPLNGAGVRKCNRANFDPFCDYQEFRRKTLEVKLPTDIIEQLEDVEVVVTNSFDTEMITFWKSLLAK from the exons ATGAGGTGGCAAGTGAGTGCAGTGATCTTCCTGGTCACAGCTTCTGCTGTGACCTCAGAAAGTGACCCCAAAGTGTGTTTCAGCTCCGGATGTGTTTTAGGCACCACCTCTCTGGGCTATCATCGTCCCTATGAAGCTTTCCTGGGAATCCCCTATGCACGACCTCCGATTGCTGGCAGCAGATTCAGAAACCCTGAGCCAACTGAAGGATGGACAGGGACAAAGGACTGCACGAAGCCTGCAAATATCTGTCCTCAGCTAGATACCTTCACAGGAACTGGGGATATTCTTGGGGATGAGGATTGTCTGTATTTGAATGTCTATCGGCCACTGCTGACAAATCCTCAAAGCCAGAGACTTCCAGTGATAGCCTACATCCATGGTGGTGGATTTCTCACGGGATCAGCTCATCCTGATTTCTATGGAGCGGATTATTTTATGGACAACGGAACTGTGATCTTGGTAACGATTCAGTATCGCCTGGGAGCATTGGGATATCTCTGTTCTGGAGACTCTGCCAGTATGGGAAATTTTGGCTTAAAGGATCAAGTTATGGCTCTTAAGTGGATTCAGGATAATATAATGAAGTTTGGTGGAAATCCCAGGCTAGTAACCGTCATGGGAGAAAGTGCTGGAGCAGTGTCTGCACAAGTTTTAATGACTAATCCTCAAACAAGAT ATTTCTTCCGGCGAGCAATCCTTTTGAGTGGATCAATGGTCTCTGATTCGAGTATTGATCAGAGTCCCATCAAGCAATTTCGGAACTATGCAGCAACTATAGGACTTCCTAATTCTGCCACGAGAAGTACGCAAGATCTCACGGAAGACATGAGAAAAGTGGACGTGAAGAAGGTCCTAAATGCCTCTAGTGAGATATTCACGAAGGAGCAGTACTCAGTTCCTTACAAGTTCTGCATTGAAGGTCGCTGGCCAGGAGCCCTTATCCAAGAGGATCCTCGAGAAGTATGGAAGAAAGGCACCTACCGACATAGATCGTGGATGATGGGAGTGGTAGCCAATGAAGGGACAATTGGTATCGAACTTATCAACAATGAAACTGTCCTAAAAGGATTCAATGAGAATCTAGATGAGAATCTTGCTAACGTTCTTGAGGTTGATGTCAAGCGTATTCCTGCTGTTCGGGAATTTTATCTAGGGAACAGTGAACAAGTAGATGAAAcgaataaaattggttttttgaag ATGCTCAACGATAAACTCTTCTACTACCCCTTCTACGAATCCGTTCGGCAGTATATTCCATATGGCAGTAACAAGGGAACTCCCGTCTATCTGACCAAATTCAACTACCAAGGCTCTCAATCCTACACCAGAAAAATATTCGGGCTACCTAAGGATCACGAGTTTGGTGTTGGTCATGCTGATGATCTCAATTTCCTTTTCACAGCTCCAGCTCTCTTTCCCGAACGCTTCCCCAAGGATTCTCTGGATGCAAAGATGGTTAAGAAGTATGTCGAGACTTTTGTAGAGTTTGCAACTACAGGAAAACCTCTCAATGGCGCTGGGGTCAGGAAGTGCAACAGGGCGAACTTTGATCCTTTCTGTGACTATCAGGAATTCCGGAGGAAGACCCTTGAGGTCAAACTTCCAACGGACATCATTGAGCAACTGGAGGATGTTGAAGTTGTCGTAACTAATTCCTTTGATACCGAAATGATCACCTTCTGGAAATCTCTTTTAGCTAAATGA